The proteins below come from a single Gemmatimonadaceae bacterium genomic window:
- a CDS encoding nuclear transport factor 2 family protein: MDQASPSALKAILDAFNAHDLDAIMAFFADDCTFDMPRGPEPHGARSIGKAAVRVAIASRLEGIPDVHFGDDRHWVAGNQGVSEWLLTGTTRDGRAIRVRGCDLWEFRNGKVTRKDSYWKIVEATA; encoded by the coding sequence ATGGACCAGGCATCACCGAGCGCGCTGAAGGCGATCCTCGATGCGTTCAATGCCCACGACCTCGACGCCATCATGGCGTTCTTCGCGGACGACTGCACGTTCGACATGCCGCGGGGGCCCGAGCCACACGGGGCGCGCTCGATCGGCAAGGCGGCCGTGCGCGTCGCGATCGCGTCGCGCCTCGAGGGCATTCCTGACGTGCATTTCGGCGATGACCGCCATTGGGTCGCCGGCAACCAGGGCGTCTCGGAATGGTTGCTGACCGGGACGACGCGCGACGGACGAGCGATCCGCGTGCGGGGCTGCGACCTCTGGGAGTTCCGCAACGGCAAGGTCACGCGCAAGGACTCCTACTGGAAGATCGTGGAGGCGACCGCCTAA